The Linepithema humile isolate Giens D197 chromosome 2, Lhum_UNIL_v1.0, whole genome shotgun sequence genome has a segment encoding these proteins:
- the IntS4 gene encoding integrator complex subunit 4 — protein MAALMKKRVLAEFTQSQVINEPPAKRLKTLRLLSTSTKSGTDSSSVLAYIECLEKCKSGNDALQLLVRISDAIACIAPEDVPTIVKKLAERFAVETEAAVRAKIFWVFAELGEITPDTVEKAKIVNETAELLRNEESHRVKSQGLSTLLKLGDYQKAMVLKVAQEHLPDTWHGVQTRCLSIVGRYLTASAADDILTLIGNYARSQDPRVRAQAFETMAELHSHRGCRLPASFFKEACAALRDDYEIVRRAVLKLIWLLGREYPENIIVGPDGEDIRMVDCAFSQICSLMGDLSPRVRASAMSLLGTMKSVSRRYIEQALDKKQKVVETDRSEVEEKSGSCGAFIHGLEDEFLEVRTAAVEALCTLSLEQPSIARVSLDFMVDMFNDEIQDVRLRAIESLRKMSASVTLQEDQLETILGALEDFSGEVREGLHAMLAASHLATTNCLYMCVNRLVDNLSRYPQDRESIRSCLAALGASHPYLTLPLVPQLLGRHPFFDTPEPDVDEPSYASVLVLIFNAALHCPSMHALFTEHASKHYHYLRDTMPHLVPRLRPALTNSSGIKTEDMDDEENRDQRGREFLEKMVAGIENARPGGRVHTQLLEAAAIDLDRLAEMDHHMEGAARFAALYIRCLLLMKSVLKEFSVSSTTSISASPIPNTSNNVSILLQHTQKLQRLFSGLGENEVTLANDMWLKALAIELVRITKSATGSALPLARHFLSEADALPQDTSRLPPFSRALVLQIPTLADVKPGSLTRLLLPLLLTPVAQGEERLPRPSATTRFCRAYIEEPRGDADAALKFTGGLLLGIPLNAKILNLRDPTTLRIKLRHPDQQVQLLLPRQSDLRMQCSDQKDYRLRTTVLLSHQVWMEPCNVEISLALLVPATSICTHPPLDDPCVIDLCKPTKVSIAPKAIKRGI, from the exons ATGGCAGCTTTAATGAAGAAACGAGTATTGGCAGAATTTACTCAAAGTCAG GTTATCAATGAACCACCAGCCAAGCGGTTAAAGACTCTAAGGTTACTGTCAACGAGTACAAAAAGTGGTACTGACAGCAGTTCAGTTTTAGCTTATATAGAATGTCTTGAGAAATGTAAGAGTGGGAATGATGCATTACAATTGCTTGTTCGTATCTCGGATGCTATAGCATGTATAGCACCAGAGGATGTTCCTACAATTGTAAAGAAGCTAGCGGAAAGATTTGCTGTTGAGACTGAAGCTGCAGTTAGAGCCAAAATTTTCTGGGTGTTTGCTGAGTTGGGGGAGATAACGCCTGACACAGTGGAAAAGGCAAAAATTGTGAATGAAACAGCTGAGCTTTTGAGAAATGAGGAATCTCATAGAGTAAAGAGTCAGGGATTATCAACACTATTAAAGTTGGGAGATTatcaaaa GGCAATGGTATTGAAAGTTGCTCAGGAACATTTGCCTGACACATGGCATGGTGTTCAAACACGGTGTCTTTCTATCGTTGGACGTTATTTGACAGCGAGTGCTGCTGATgatattttaacattgattGGCAATTATGCTCGGTCTCAAGATCCAAGAGTACGTGCTCAAGCTTTTGAAACCATGGCGGAATTACATTCTCACAGAGGCTGTAGACTCCCTGCAAGTTTCTTCAAGGAAGCTTGTGCAGCTCTGCGAGATGATTACGAAATTGTACGCCGAGCTGTTCTGAAACTTATATGGCTTTTGGGTAGAGAGTATCCAGAGAA CATCATCGTGGGACCTGATGGAGAGGATATACGCATGGTGGATTGTGCCTTCTCGCAAATTTGTAGTCTTATGGGAGATTTATCGCCTCGTGTGAGAGCCTCGGCGATGTCTCTTCTGGGAACGATGAAAAGTGTATCGCGACGTTATATAGAACAAGCACTGGATAAAAAACAGAAAGTAGTTGAAACGGATAGAAGTGAAGTTGAAGAAAAAAGTGGATCTTGCGGAGCATTTATTCACGGTTTGGAGGATGAATTTTTAGAG gTGAGAACAGCAGCGGTTGAAGCGCTTTGCACGCTTTCATTAGAACAGCCCAGTATAGCTAGAGTTTCATTAGACTTTATGGTGGACATGTTCAACGATGAAATTCAAGACGTTAGATTAAGGGCTATCGAATCTTTAAGGAAAATGTCGGCAAGCGTGACCCTTCAGGAAGACCAGTTGGAAACAATTTTGGGTGCACTGGAAGATTTCTCCGGAGAAGTGAGAGAGGGATTGCACGCTATGCTGGCTGCTAGTCACCTCGCTACCACAAATTGTCTTTACATGTGCGTTAATCGTTTGGTAGATAATTTGTCTCGATATCCTCAGGATAGAGAGAGCATTAGAAGTTGTTTAGCAGCGTTAGGCGCGTCACATCCGTACTTAACGTTGCCTTTAGTGCCGCAACTTCTTGGCCGGCATCCTTTCTTCGACACACCCGAGCCAGACGTGGATGAACCGTCCT ATGCAAGCGTGcttgttttaatattcaacgCCGCGTTACATTGTCCAAGTATGCACGCTCTGTTCACCGAACATGCTTCGAAACACTATCACTATCTGCGTGATACTATGCCGCATTTAGTTCCACGATTGCGGCCAGCACTTACGAACAGCTCAGGGATTAAAACGGAAGACATGGACGACGAAGAGAATAGGGACCAACGTGGTCGAGAGTTTTTGGAGAAAATGGTAGCCGGAATTGAGAACGCGAGACCAGGAGGCAGAGTCCACACGCAGCTTCTGGAAGCCGCGGCCATTGATCTCGATCGCTTGGCAGAGATGGATCATCATATGGAGGGTGCAGCACGTTTCGCCGCTCTGTATATTCGATGCTTACTGTTGATGAAATCCGTTCTCAAAGAATTCTCCGTGTCGTCGACGACGTCTATTTCAGCGAGCCCGATACCGAATACTAGCAATAACGTTTCCATTCTTCTTCAGCACACACAAAA gTTGCAACGCTTGTTCAGCGGATTGGGCGAGAATGAAGTTACGCTGGCTAACGATATGTGGTTGAAGGCATTGGCTATAGAATTGGTTAGAATAACAAAGAGCGCGACCGGTAGCGCATTGCCGCTGGCTCGTCATTTTCTGTCGGAGGCTGACGCTTTGCCTCAAGATACATCGAGATTGCCGCCATTCTCCAGGGCTCTGGTGCTACAAATACCGACACTGGCGGACGTGAAGCCAGGTTCCTTGACGCGACTCTTACTACCACTGCTCTTGACGCCGGTGGCGCAAGGAGAAGAACGACTGCCGAGACCGTCGGCGACGACGCGTTTCTGTCGAGCGTATATCGAAGAACCGAGAGGTGACGCCGACGCCGCGCTAAAATTCACGGGCGGACTTTTACTGGGAATCCCCTTGAACGCCAAGATATTGAATCTTCGCGACCCCACTACTCTGCGAATAAAATTGAGACATCCGGATCAACAAGTGCAATTATTGTTACCGCGACAATCAGACTTGCGTATGCAGTGCTCTGATCAGAAAGATTATAGGTTGAGAACGACGGTTCTTCTGTCGCATCAAGTATGGATGGAGCCTTGTAACGTGGAAATATCCTTGGCACTGCTGGTACCTGCGACTTCGATTTGCACACACCCGCCTTTGGATGATCCGTGCGTGATCGATTTATGCAAACCTACCAAAGTATCAATCGCACCGAAAGCTATCAAAAGAggcatataa
- the LOC105677438 gene encoding myeloid differentiation primary response protein MyD88-like, with protein sequence MASDLSAVPLVALSAETKEYIANMLNPTKFLSNENSFQRDWRGLTHLLKVNAELMPWFEAQKDPTKYILEKIEKNISMKDFQATMELMDRWDIIDDTEKMFESDAIKYLEHQQRVSANPIDQQVDEDILTLDDAYRLTRGLSKTHYDAFLLYADEDADFANEIMQKLQTEYKLKLCYHQNMIAGLPFEHEAVMKLISKRCNKLLVILSPNFLRHPTNQFLLSYTQALSIEKQQRKIVPCLYKKCQQEDVPYQLQYISRVDYTRRKYQDFWMLLCYSIQAPTVVITSSTMSVEQSSMIQELPEINTLPDKHSIIIETATQKTDEETSRHSLQSESCVNRDGIALNVENEENEKLLLKKMKNLKTKLNGDSLESNESGESQNQLITCTKTYAKKKKSSDKKKSSLKFFRKKKIALQAS encoded by the exons atggcgAGTGATTTGTCAGCTGTGCCACTTGTTGCTCTTTCTGCTGAGACCAAGGAATATATTGCAAACATGTTAAATCCcactaaatttttatcaaatgagAATAGTTTCCAAag GGATTGGAGAGGTTTGACGCATTTGTTGAAAGTTAATGCAGAACTTATGCCATGGTTTGAAGCTCAAAAAGATCcgacaaaatacatattagaaaagatagagaaaaatatctcaatGAAAGATTTTCAAGCAACAATGGAATTGATGGACAGATGGGACATTATTGATGATACTGAAAAAATGTTTG AAAgtgatgcaataaaatatcttgaacATCAGCAAAGAGTATCAGCTAATCCAATAGATCAGCAGGTTGACGAAGACATACTTACATTAG ATGATGCTTATAGGCTAACACGAGGTTTAAGCAAAACACATTATGATGCGTTTCTTCTATATGCAGATGAGGATGCTGATTTTGCGAATGAGATAATGCAAAAGCTTCAGACAGAATATAAGCTAAAG ttaTGTTACCATCAAAATATGATTGCTGGTCTACCATTTGAGCATGAAGCAGTGATGAAGTTAATATCTAAGCGATGCAATAAATTACTTGTTATATTATCACCTAATTTTCTCAGACATCcaacaaatcaatttttattaagttataCGCAAGCTCTAAGTATCG aaaaacaGCAGAGAAAAATAGTACCTTGCTTATATAAAAAGTGTCAACAGGAAGACGTGCCATAtcaattacaatatatatctcGTGTGGATTATACTCGCAGAAAATATCAAGACTTTTGGATGCTATTATGTTATTCTATACAAGCTCCAACTGTTGTTATTACAAG TAGTACAATGTCAGTAGAACAGAGCAGTATGATACAAGAGTTGCCAGAAATAAATACTTTGCCTGATAAGCATAGCATAATAATTGAAACTGCTACTCAAAAAACAGATGAAGAAACATCAAGACATTCACTTCAGAGTGAAAGTTGTGTTAATAGAGATGGTATAGCTTTAAATGTGGAGAATGaagagaatgaaaaattactcctaaaaaaaatgaaaaatttgaagacGAAATTAAATGGGGACAGTTTGGAAAGTAATGAAAGTGGCGAATCACagaatcaattaattacatgtaCAAAGACATatgcaaagaagaaaaaatcatctgataagaaaaaaagttcattaaaattttttagaaagaaaaaaattgctttacaGGCCtcgtaa